The genomic region TCTCAGGAACGAGATAGTCTACGGGGGACACTTGACCGCTTTTGGGGCGCCGATGAAGGTCCTGTTCATGGCCACTTTAATGGAGATAAGGGTGGACTTGCCCCTGCTTTTAATAGCTTACCTGGCGACTTTAATCGTGTACAGCGCGGATTATTACCGGTCTATAGAAAAGGATAGGCTGACTAACCCGAATAGGGCGGCATTCCTATCGAATAGGGCAGGAATACGCCCCTACCTGTTTTACGCGGCGCTGTTGCTCGCGGCGCTGGCGCTGTTCGCCAACCAGGGGCTTATCATTACGATACTCGTATTAACCTTGCTAGGCGTCATGTATTCGACGGCGTTCAAGGGCATTACCAGGAAGGTCCCGGGGTTTAAGAACGCTTTCACCTCGGGCATATGGGCGTCGGGCGTGTCGTTCGGCCTGCTATCCTATTATTCGCTGCCGCTCGATTGCGCATTCGTCCTGCTGTTCCTCTTCCTGTTCATGAGGAGCCTGGGCAACGTCATTTTCTTCGACCTTAAGGACGTCGAGTCCGACGCCTCGGAGGGCTTGAAGACGCTGCCCGTGATGCTCGGTAGGGTGCGTACCGTACGCTTGCTGCAAGCCATGAACGCCTTATCGTTTTTGCCGCTCGTCGCGGGAATACTATTAGGGATAATTCCGCAGTACGCCCTTTTCATGACAGCCCTGGCC from Methanocella conradii HZ254 harbors:
- a CDS encoding UbiA family prenyltransferase; this translates as MSSNVNGESVSRGYAHMLRAGAFLRNEIVYGGHLTAFGAPMKVLFMATLMEIRVDLPLLLIAYLATLIVYSADYYRSIEKDRLTNPNRAAFLSNRAGIRPYLFYAALLLAALALFANQGLIITILVLTLLGVMYSTAFKGITRKVPGFKNAFTSGIWASGVSFGLLSYYSLPLDCAFVLLFLFLFMRSLGNVIFFDLKDVESDASEGLKTLPVMLGRVRTVRLLQAMNALSFLPLVAGILLGIIPQYALFMTALAVFTHYNVGRASGVEAQHLGYMYYMLADLETIFWPALLALGKAAFSLRALL